AGCGAGGCCACGGTGTCGCGGGTGCTCAACGACCGCCCCGGCGTGGCACCCGAGACTCGGCAGGCCGTCCTGACCGCCCTCGATGTGCTCGGTTACGAGCGCCCCGCCCGGCTGCGCAAGCGCAGCGCCGGGCTGGTCGGTCTGGTGGTGCCGGAGCTTGACAACCCGATATTTCCCGCCTTCGCCCAGATCATCGAGTCGGCGCTGGCCCCCACCGGGTTCACCCCCGTGCTCTGCACCCAGACCCCCGGCGGCGTACGCGAGGACGAGTACGTCGAGATGCTGCTGGACCGGCAGGTCTCCGGGATCGTCTTCGTCTCCGGCCTGCACGCCGACACCGCCGCCGACCACGACCGGTACCGGACGTTGATCGCCCGGCCGCTGCCGATCGTCATGATCAACGGTTACGTGCCCGGCGTCCCCGCGCCCTTCGTCTCCTGCGACGACCGGGAGGCCGCGGAGCTGGCCGTGGCCCACCTGGTCGCCCTGGGCCACCGGCGGATCGGCCTGATCACCGGCCCCGACCGGTTCGTGCCGGTGCAGCGCAAGGTCGGCGGGTACAAGTCGGCGATGCACCGCCTCGCCGGGATCGGCGACGACGAACTGGCCGAGCTGACCGAGCTGTCGCTGTTCGGCGTGGAGGGTGGCGAGGCCGCGGCCGGCCGGCTGATCGAGCGCGGCGCCACCGGCATCGTCTGCGGCTCCGACCTGATGGCGCTCGGCGCGATCCGGGCCGCCCGGCAGCGCGGCATGTCCGTCCCGGAGGATCTCTCGGTGGTCGGCTACGACGACTCGCCCCTGATGGCCTTCACCGACCCGCCGCTGACCACCATGCGCCAGCCGGTGGCCGCGATGGCGGTCGCCGCGGTCCGGGCCCTGGTCGACGAGATCAACGGGCACGGCGCCCCGCACTCGGAGTACCTGTTCCGCCCGGAGCTGGTGGTACGCGGCTCGACCACGGCGGTCCGGCAGGACGCGCCCACCGCGGGTGGCCCGGGACGGCAGCGGCCGGCACCGCCCGCGCTGCCGGTCCCGGCGTGACGCCGGACGCACCCGGAGCGCCAGCCGACCGTTCTTGCGCAAGAAGTGCTTGACTCTTGCAGCGCCAGCCCGGCATTCTTCTCAGACACCCGCGCGTCCCCCACCTCGCCAGCGCCGGGTGCCGCCGTCCCGCGCCACAGAACGGGGAACCACCCGATGACCGTCAGCACCCCCTCGCCGCTGACCTCCGACGCCGACTGGTGGCGATCCGCCGTCGTCTACCAGGTCTACGTCCGCAGCTTCGCCGACTCCGACGGCGACGGCATCGGTGACCTGCGCGGTATCCGGGAGCGCCTGCCCTACCTGCGCGATCTGGGGGTCGACGCGCTCTGGCTCACCCCGTTCTACGCCTCGCCGATGGTCGACGGCGGCTACGACGTCGCCGACTACCGGGACGTCGACCCGATGTTCGGCACCCTCGGTGACTTCGAGACGATGATCACCGATGCCCACGCGCTCGGCCTGCGGATCATCGTCGACATCGTGCCGAACCACACCTCCGACCGGCACCCCTGGTTCACCGCGGCGCTGGCCGCCGTCCCCGGCTCCGCCGAGCGGGCGCGCTACCTCTTCGCCGACGGCAAGGGCGCGGACGGCGAGCAGCCGCCCAACGACTGGGAGAGCATCTTCGGCGGGCCGGCCTGGACCCGGGTCTCCGACGGGCAGTGGTACCTGCACCTGTTCGACCCGGCCCAGCCCGACCTGAACTGGCGCCACCCCGGGGTACGCGCCGAGTTCGAGGACATCCTCCGCTTCTGGCTGGACCGTGGCGTCGACGGGTTCCGCATCGACGTGGCCCACGGCATGATCAAGGCCGACGGGCTGCCGGACGTCGGCTTCAGCTCGATGACCACCGGCCGGCGCCAGTCGGAGCTGCTCGGCAAGGGCCGGCTGCCCTACTTCGACCAGGACGAGGTGCACGACATCTACCGCGCCTGGCGGCCCATCCTGGACAGCTATCCCGGCGGCCGGATGGCGGTGGCCGAGGCCTGGGCCGAGACCCCGCAGCGGCTGGCCCGCTACATCGGCCCGGACGAGCTGCACCAGGCGTTCAGCTTCGACTTCCTCGACGCCACCTGGTCGGCGGACTCGTTCCGGAAGGTGATCGACACCGCGCTGGCCGAGTCGACCATCGTCGGCGCCCCGACCACCTGGGTGCTCTCCAACCATGACCGGCAGCGGCACGTCACCCGCTACGGCGACGGCGAGCTCGGGCTGCGCCGGGCCCGCGCCGCCGCACTGCTGATGCTGGCCCTGCCCGGTTGCGCCTACCTCTACCAGGGCGAGGAACTGGGCCTGCCCGAGGTGCTCGACCTGCCCGACGAGCTGCGTCAGGACCCGGCCTTCCTGCGCACCGGCGAGAGCCGGGACGGCTGCCGGGTGCCGATCCCGTGGAGCGGCGAACTGGCCCCGTACGGCTTCGGGCCCGCCGGCAGCGAACTGAGCTGGCTGCCGGCCCCGGCCACCTGGCGTGCCCTCTCGGTGGCCGCCCAGACCGGCGCGCCCGACTCCACGCTGGAGCTGTACCGCGCGGCGCTGCGGATCCGCCGCGCACACCCGGCGCTGGCCGGCACCGGCGGCATCACCTGGCGGGAGACCGACCCCGGGGTGCTCGCCTTCCAGCGCGAGGCGGGCGACACCGTGCTGACCTGCGTGGTGAACACCGGCGACGCACCGGTCCTCGTCGACGGGTACGGCACCCCGCTCGTGGCCAGCGCGGCGCTCACCGAGCAGGACGGCGGGCACCTGCTCCCGGTCGACGCGGCCGTCTGGTTCGAGCGGTGCTGAACGGGTAAGCCCGTCATCAACCTGGCCGTCCGGCGTGCTCCGCGCCGCCGGGCGGCTGGGGCTCCGGCTCCGCGCGGCGGCCGGGGCCTTTGGCGACCCCTTGTGGTGGGGGGTGCGACGGTGACCGGTGCCCGGGGCGATCCTCCGGGCACCGGCGCCGTGGAATCGGCCGGTGTCCACGACGACCGCACGGGGTACTCGCCGGCCTGACCCCCGCGCGCCCGCTGGTCAGCGGGTCAGCCGGGCCGCGATCCGGGCGAAGCCGGCGCGCACCTCGGCCACGTCCGGCGCGGGCAGGGGACCGGTCTCGCGGTCGTGCTCGGCCGCCTCCAGTTCCTCCTCGTCGATGGTGTCCTCGTAGTCGCCGTACAGGTCGGCCTGGTCCACCCGGGCCACCTCGTCCTGCGCGGCGAGTTGCGCGGCAGCGATCTCGCCACGGATCTGCTCCACCGACACCGCCGGCACGACCGGCTCGACCACCGCCATCAGCCGCTCCTCGGCGACCACCGCCTCGGCCAGTGCCAGCGCGTGCGCTCGCTCGTACGGGCCGCAGACCACCGGCTCCCACTCGTCGGCGTCGCTGAGCGGACCGAACGTGATGATCCACGGCAGGTCCAGCATCGGCGAGTCGTCCGGCAGGTCCAAGGTCACGAGTGCCCCCACGGGGTCATCATCGTCGCTGCCCGGAGCCGCCCCGAGGCGGTTCTCCCGATCCAATCCGATCGTGGCCACGCCGCCGATCGCTCGGCACCGCCGAACAGATCTTGGTACGTCGGGGCCGTTTCGTACCAGGATCTCGGGGTGACGACCTAGCCACCCCCGCCGGGGGTGCCGGGCTCGGTTTCCACGTCGAGGTCGGTGGGCCGATCGCCGCCCGCCAGGTCCGCCACCCGCCCCCGCCGGCTGGTCGCGGCCAGGGCGGCGCCGAAGAGCACCAGTTGGTTGAGCAGGTAGAGGTAGACCAGCAGGCCGACGGCGGTGGCCACCACCGTGTACGCCGGGTTGTGCTCGACCCGCCCCACCCAGAACCGGCCGACGGTGTTGAGCAGGGTGATGCCGACCGCGACGAGCAGCACCACCGGACGCAGGCGGGCCCGACTCATCCGCAACCGGGGCACCGCGACCAGCAGCAGCGTGGCCAGTACCGCGTTGACCAGCACGCTGAGCAGGGCACTGACCGTGGTCAGCGCGAACGAGCCGGTGCTGCGCAGCAGGAACCGCAGCAGCGACTCCAGCGCGTCCACCGCCGCCACCGAGACGCCGAGGAGCACGAAGACGACGACCAGCACCCCGAGATCGACCAGCCGGCGGACGAGCAGGTTGCCGGGGTGCTGGTCGAGGCCGTGGATCAGCCGCTGCGAGGAGCGGATGGCCTCCACCCAGCCGATCCCGGTCAGGACCAGGATGAGCAGGCCGATCAGACCGGCGGTGCCGCTACTGTCGGCGACCTGCGCCGGGTCGAGGAACGGCAGGTTCTCGCCGAGGAACTCCTCCGCTCCCGCGCGTACCTCGTCGTTGTCCTCCAGGATCGCGCCGAAGATCGCGTACCCGACCAGGGCCAGCGCGAAGACCGCGAAGAACCCGTAGTAGGCGATCGCCGCGGCCAGCCGACCGCCCTGCAGGTCGGTGTAGAGCACTCCGGCGCGCCACAGGTGACCGAAGGCCGGGGAACGACGACGCGCGGCGGCCAGCCGGCGGTCGATGGCCGCCTCGACCCGACCCAGAAGGTTCACGTCGTCATCCTCGCCGATCCCTTGTGGCCGCGCCCGGGTACCCGGCCGGCCGATCCCTCGTGGCCGCGCCCGGCTACCCGGCGGGCCGGGCGATCAGCCGCCCAGCCGGAAGTCCCGGCGCGGCTGCCACCGCGTCTGCCCGCTGTGCGAGAAGAGGGTGAAGTGATCCACCTCGAAGATCGCCGAGAAGTCGGCCAGATCCTCGTACGCCTTGTCGAGCGCCTCCGGTGCGACGTCCTGGGCCACCGTCACGTGGGGGTGGTAGGGGAACCGCAGTTCCCGACGGAGTTGGGGGGCAGCGTTGATCGCGGCGGCCAGCAGCTCACACTCGCTGATCCCGGCGGCCACCGCGACGAAGACGACCTGGGTCACCGGCCGGAACGTGCCGGTGCCGCGCAGGTGCAGCGTGAACGGCAGGTGGGCGGCGGCGACCCGGGCGAGGTGCCGCTCCACGGCCGGCAGCGCGGCCACCGGGATCTCGGTCGGGCCCAGCAGGGTGACGTGCGCCCGCACCGTGTTCGGGTCACCGGCCTCCAGCCGGCGTCGGGTCAGCATGCCGCCCCACGGCTCCGGGACGTCCACCGCGATGCCGATCTGGAGGGCATCGGTCGTCGGCGCTCCGTTCCCCTGCTCCACGCTCCGCGCCACCCCTCCGGCCATCGACCCCTGCCCGCACCGCCGCCCTCGCGCGGACGGTCACTCGCCGCGTACCGGCGGGAAGAAACCCACCCGCTCGTACGCGGCACGCAGCGTCGGCGCCGCCACCGCGCGGGCCTTCTCCGCACCACCGGCGAGGAGCTTGTCCAGCTGGGCGGGATCGTCGAGGTACGAACGAGTGCGCTGCTGGATCGGGCTGACGAACTCCCGGACCACCTCGGCGAGGTCCTTCTTCAGGTCGCCGTAGCCCCTGCCGTCGTAGGCGGCGACCAGGTCGTCGATGCCCCGCCCGCTCAGGGCCGAGAAGATGGTGAGCAGGTTGGAGATCCCGGGTTTGGTCTGCTCGTCGAAGACGATCTCCCGGCCGGTGTCGGTCACCGCCGAACGGATCTTCTTGGCCGAGCGGGCCGGGTCTTCGAGCAGATCGACGATGCCCGCCGGCGACGAGGACGACTTCGACATCTTGGCGGTCGGGTCCTGCAGATCGGTGATCTTCGCGGTGGCCTTGACGATGTGCGGCGCGGGGACGGTGAAGGTCGTGCCGAACAGCGAGTTGAACCGCTGCGCCAGATCGCGGGAGAGTTCCAGGTGCTGGCGCTGGTCCTCGCCGACCGGCACGGCGTTGGCCTGGTAGAGCAGGATGTCGGCGGCCTGCAGGATCGGGTAGGTGAAGAGCCCGACGCTGGCCCGCTCGTTGCCCTGCCGCTGCGACTTGTCCTTGAACTGGGTCATCCGGCTGGCCTCGCCGAAGCCGGTGAGGCAGCCCAGCACCCAGGCGAGCTGCGCGTGCTCGGGCACCTGGGACTGCACGAACAGGGTGCAGCGTTCCGGATCCAGCCCGACCGCGAGCAGCTGCGCCGCGGCCACCCGGGAGCGCTGGTGCAGCACCTTCGGATCATGCCCCGCGGTGATGGCGTGCAGGTCGACCACGCAGTAGAACGCGTCGTGCGACTCCTGCAACGCCACCCAGTGCCGCACCGCGCCGAGGTAGTTGCCGAGGTGGAAGGAGTCGGCCGTCGGCTGGATGCCGGAGAAGACGCGGGGGCGGACCGGAACGTCGGACATGCCGGCAATTCTGTCAGCAACCCATGGCGTACGTCATGACGGGCCGGCGGGTCGGGCCCGGTCGGCGGCGGTGACCACCCCGCGTCGTTGTTCGGGCAGGCGGGCGGCGGTGACCGCGAGCCGGGCCACCCGCCGACCCTCCAGCGTCAGCACTCGCAGCAGCCAGCCGCCACCCGGCAGCCCGGACGGGTCGGCGGACACCGGTATCTCGTCGCCCGGCGCGGGCAGCCGTCCCAGCGCGGCCATCACGAACCCGCCGACCGTCTCGTACGGCCCGGCCGGCAGCGGCACGCCGGTGCGTTCGGCGAAGTCGGCGAGGTTGAGCCGACCGTCCACCACGGCCGGTAGCCCGCCGTACCCTGGCTCGGGTGTGTCCGCGTACTCGTCGTGGATCTCCCCGACCAGCTCCTCGACGAGGTCCTCGCAGGTCACGATGCCGGCGGTGCCGCCGTACTCGTCGATCACCACGGCCAGGTGATGCCCCTCCCGCCGCATCTCGGTCAGCGCGGCGAGCACCCGCTTGCTGGCCGGCAGGCGCTTCACCTCGCGGGCCAGCTGGCCGACGGTGGTGCCCGCCGCCCGGTCCGGGCCGAGCAGCAGGTCGCGCAGGTGCACGACGCCGACCACGTCGTCGTGGGTGCCGTCGACCACCGGATAGCGGGTGTGCGGACCGGCCCGGACCAACGGTTCCGCCTCGGCGATGGCCAGGGCGGCGGACAGGAAGACCACCTCCGTACGGGGCACCATCACCTCGCGGACCAGGCTGGCGCCGGCCACCAGCACGTCGTCGATGATGCGGCGCCCCACCGGGTCGAGGACGGTGTTGGCGGCGACCAGGTCCCTCAGCTCCGCCTCGCTGATCCGCTCCCGGCCGGCGGCCGGGCCGGCGCCGAGCAGGTCGGTGACGAGCCGCAGGGCGCCGTCGGCGGCCCGGACCACGATCCGGGCGACCGCGCGGGCCAGCGGCCCGGGTTGGCGGCGGGGCCCATCGTGGCCACGCCGCCGGGGTACGCGCCGAGGCGGGGCCCGCATGCAGGTGATGGTAGCCAGCGATATCCCGCCCCGCCGTGTTTGACTCTGTTCATAAGTGGGTGTTCGTGATGGAATGATCCCGCCTGTCGGAGCGCGTGGGCAGAACCGGCCACCGTAGGGTGACCACCACGAGGGCCGCGACCTGGGCCGGCCAGGTGGGAGGATCGACGTGAAACTGCTCGTCACCGGCGGCGCCGGTTTCATCGGCAGCGTGGTGACCCGGATGCTGCTCGACGCCGGGCACGAGGTGGTCGTCCTGGACGACCTGCGCACCGGTCACCGGGCGGCACTGGCCCCCGACGCGACCCACGTCGAGGCCGGCCTCCACGACGTGGCCACGGTGCTCACCGCGCGAGCCGGCTTCGACGGCGTGCTGCACTTCGCCGCGCTGATCGCCGCCGGCGAGTCGATGGTCGCCCCCGAGCGGTACTGGCACAACAACACCGTCGGCTCGCTGGCGCTGATCGACGCGGTGCGCGCCGCCGGCGTACCCCGGCTGGTCTTCTCCTCCACCGCCGCCGTCTACGGCAACCCCACCGAGCTGCCCATCCCGGAGACCGCCGTCAAGGCACCCACCAACACGTACGGGGCGACGAAGCTCGCCGTCGACATGGCGCTCACCTCCGAGGCGATCGGGCACGGCCTGGCCGCCGTCTCACTGCGCTACTTCAACGTCGCCGGCGCCTACCTCGACGGCGACATCGCCCTCGGCGAACGGCACGACCCCGAGACCCACCTCATCCCGATCGCGCTGGAGGTGGCCGCCGAACGGCGGGAGAAGCTGCAACTCTTCGGCGACGACTATCCCACCGCCGACGGCACCTGCGTCCGCGACTACATCCACGTCGCCGACCTGGCCCGCGCCCACCTGCTCGCCCTCGACGCGGCGACCGCCGGCCAGCACCGCATCTACAACCTCGGCAACGGCAACGGCTTCACCAACCGCCAGGTGGTCGAGGTGGTCCGCGAGGTCACCGGGCGTCCGGTGCCGGTCGAGGTGGCTCCCCGCCGCGAGGGCGACCCGGCCGAGCTGGTCGCCTCCTCCGCGCTGGCCCGCGCCGAGCTGGGTTGGCAGCCGCGCAAGCCGACCCTGCACGACATGGTCAGCGACGCCTGGGCCTTCTACCGCACCCGGGTGCTGGACGGCCGATGACCGCGCACCCCGACGTCGCCGCCCGCGCCACCGCCGGCTTCCAGCGGGCGTACGGCGACACGCCGGCCGGCCGCTGGGCGGCTCCCGGTCGGGTCAACCTGATCGGCGAGCACACCGACTACAACGACGGGTTCGTGCTGCCGTTCGCGCTCCCGCTGCGTACCGTCGCCGCCGCCGCGCCGCACCCGGACGGCACCTGGACGGTCTGCTCCGAACTGACCGGCGAGACGGTCGCCTTCGGCGCCGACGAGGTGGCCGCCCCCGGCCGGGTCACCGGCTGGGCCGGGTACGTCGCCGGGGTGGTGTGGGCGCTGCGCGCCGCCGGCCACCGGGTGCCCGGCGCACGGCTGGCCGTCGCCTCCGACGTGCCGCTCGGCGCCGGGCTCTCCTCCTCCGCCGCGCTGGAGGCGGCCGTGCTCACCGCACTGGTCGACCTCGGCGGGCTGGACCTGCCCGCCGAACACCGGCCCCGGCTGGCCCAGCGCGCCGAGAACCACTACGTCGGCGCGCCCACCGGGATCATGGACCAGTCGGCGGCGATCCGCTGCCGCGCCGGTCACGCGCTCTTCCTCGACTGCCGCACCGAGCGGGTCGAGCACATCCCGTTCGACCTGGGCGTCGCCGGCCTCGCGGTACTGGTGATCGACAGCCGCTCGCCGCACCGGCACGCCGACGGCGAGTACGCGGCCCGCCGCGCCAGCTGCGAGAAGGCCGCGGCCCTGCTCGGCGTACCCGCGCTGCGCGACGTGCCCGCCGTCGACCTCGACGACGCGCTGGCCCGGCTGCCCGACGACGAGATCCGACGACGGGTCCGCCACGTGGTCACCGAGGACCAACGGGTGCTGGACACCGTCGCGCTGCTCCGCGACGGGCGCACCCGTCACATCGGAGCGCTGCTCACCGCCTCGCACGCCTCCATGCGCGACGACTTCGCCATCACCGTGCCCCAGGTGGACACCGCCGTCGAGGCCGCGCTGGATGCCGGTGCACTCGGCGCGCGGATGACCGGCGGCGGCTTCGGCGGCTGCGTACTCGCCCTGGTCGAGGCGGACCGGGCCGACGCGGTGGCCGGCGCGGTGGAGGCGGCGTACGCCGAACGCGGTTTCACCGCACCCACCCACACCACCGTCGCCCCCGCCCCCGGCGCCACCCGCCTGGACTGACCCCCGCGCCCACCCTCGCGGGGAGGTCAGGCGGTGTCGACGATCATGCCGGCGCCGACGGTGCGGTTGGTGGTCTCGTCGATGATGACGAAACCGCCGGTGGTGCGGTTGCGGCGGTACTCGTCGGCGAGCAGCGGAATCGTGGTCCGCAGACGGACCCGGCCGATCTCGTTGAGTCGCAACTCGCCCACGCCCTCGTCCCGGTGCAGCGAGTTGATGTCGAGGCGGTAGTGCAGGCCCCGGACGATCGCCCGCGCCACCCGGGTCGTGTGCTTGATGGAGTACTTGCCGCCGACCTGCAACGGGCGGGTCTCGTCCATCCAGCAGACCATCGCCTCGATGTCCTGGGTGACCGCCGGCGCGTTGTTCGGCCGGCAGATCATGTCGCCCCGCGAGATGTCGATCTCGTCTTCCAGGCGTACCGTCACCGACATCGGCGGGAACGCCTCCGCGATCGGGCCGTCGGCGGTCTCCACCGCGGCGATCCGGCTGGTGAAGCCCGAGGGCAGCACCATCACCTCGTCACCCGGCTTGAGCACGCCCGAGGCGACCTGGCCGGCGTAACCCCGGTAGTCGGTGACCACCTTCGACTGCGGACGGATCACGTACTGCACCGGGAAGCGCACGTCGACCAGGTTCCGGTCGCTGGCGATGTGCACCCGTTCCAGGTGGTGCAGCAGCGCCGGCCCTTCGTACCAGGGCATGTTCTCCGAACGGGAGACGATGTTGTCGCCCTTCAACGCGGAGATCGGCACCACCGTCAGATCCGGGGCGTCCAGCTTCGCGGCGAACGCGGTGAACTCGTCGGCGATCCGGTCGAAGACCTCCTGCGAGTAGTCGACCAGGTCCATCTTGTTGACGCAGAGAACGAGGTGCGGCACCCGCAGTAGCGAGCAGAGGAAGGCGTGCCGGCGGGACTGCTCGACCAGCCCCTTACGGGCGTCCACCAGGATCAGCGCCAGGTCCGCCGTGGATGCGCCGGTGACCATGTTCCGGGTGTACTGGATGTGCCCGGGGGTGTCGGCGATGATGAACTTGCGCCGAGGCGTGGCGAAGTAGCGGTACGCCACGTCGATCGTGATGCCCTGCTCCCGCTCGGCCCGCAGACCGTCGGTGAGCAGCGCCAGGTTGGTGTACTCGTCGCCCCGAGCCGCGCTGACCGCCTCCACCGCGGCCAACTGGTCGGTGAACAGCGACTTCGTGTCGTAGAGCAGCCGGCCGATCAGGGTCGACTTGCCGTCGTCCACACTCCCGGCGGTGGCGAAGCGCAACAGGTCCATCCGCCGCGCCGCCGGCCCGGCCTGGACCGCCTCCGCCGCGTCCCCGGAGGCGAGCGTCTCGGTGGTCATCAGAAGTAGCCCTCCCGCTTGCGGTCCTCCATCGCGGCCTCGCTGACCCGGTCGTCACCCCGGGTCGCCCCGCGCTCGGTGATCCGGGTCGCGGCGACCTCCTCGATGACCTTCTCGACCGTGTCCGCGTCGGACCGGACCGCCGCGGTGCAGGAGGCGTCGCCCACCGTGCGGTACCGCACCCGGGCCTTGAACCGCTCCTCACCGGAGCGCGCCGGCAGGAACTCGTTGACCGCGTAGAGCATCCCGTCGCGCTCGATCACCTCACGCTCGTGCGCGTAGTAGATCGACGGCAACTCGATCCGCTCCCGGGCGATGTAGTGCCACACGTCCAGCTCGGTCCAGTTGGAGAGCGGGAAGGCCCGGATCGACTCGCCCGGGTGGTGCCGGCCGTTGTAGAGCGCCCACAACTCGGGCCGCTGATTCTTCGGATCCCACTGGCCGAACTCGTCGCGGAAGCTGAACACCCGTTCCTTGGCCCGGGCCTTCTCCTCGTCCCGCCGGGCCCCGCCGAAGAGCGCGTTGAAGCGGTGCTTCTCCACCGCCTCCAGCAGCACCGGCGTCTGGATCCGGTTGCGCATCCCGTCGGCCGACTCCCGGACCAGGCCACTGGCCAGTGCCTCCGGCACGCTGGCCACGACCAGTTGCAGGCTCAGCTCGGCCACCCGCCGATCGCGGTAATCCAGCACCTCGGGGAAGTTGTGGCCGGTGTCGACGTGCATCACCGGGAAGGGAATGTGCGCCGGCGCGAACGCCTTCTGCGCCAGCCGGAGCATGACGATCGAGTCCTTGCCGCCGGAGAAGAGCAGCACCGGCCGCTCCATCTCGGCGACCACCTCGCGCATCACGAAGATGCTCTCCGCCTCCAGCGCGTCGAGGTGAGTGACCTGGTATGCCGCCGTCGCGGTCATGACACAGGCTCGATTCGCTCACTCATCCGCTTTCCAGACCTTTCCGGTCGGGGATGTCAGAAAGTAGCGCCAGGTTACCCGCAATGCCGCTGCAACGCTGCAAGTAACCGGCTGGCGAGATCCTTGCGGCACACCAGCAGATCCGGCAGACGCGGATCCGCCTCGTTGTATTTCAGCGCAGAACCGTCGATCCGGGAAGCGTGCAGACCGGTGGCCGTCGCCACAGCCACCGGCGCCGCCGAGTCCCACTCGTACTGACCACCGGCATGGATGTACGCGTCCACCTCACCGGTCACCACCGCGGCGATCTTCGCCCCGGCGGAGCCCATGGGCACCAACTGCGCCCCGACCTCCTCAGCGAGGTCGGTCAGGAACACCGGAGGCCGACTGCGACTGGCCGCCAGCCGCAGCCGCCGGGCACCGCCCACGGTCGCCGCCTCCGGCGTCATCGGCGGATAGGCCGGCGGATGATCCGTACCCAGCACCCGGTGCTGGGCCGGCAACCCCACCGCACCGGCGACCAGACCATGCGGCGTGGCCCCGCCGCGAGCCCAGAGCGCCACGTGCACCGCCCAGTCCGTACGCCCCTCCTCGCTGAACTCCCGCGTACCGTCCAACGGGTCGATGATCCAGACCCGGTCGGCGGTCAACCGGGAAACGGCGGCCGCGTTCACCTCGGCCGCCCACGCCAGCCGGGAACCCTCGTCCTCCTCGGAGAACACCGCGTCACCCGGGCGCCACGCCGCCAGCTCGGTCCGGATCAGGTCGTGCGAGACCTTGTCGCCCGCCGACTTCAACGCACCGGCATCGGCGAAACCCAGCTCCGCCCGCAGCCCCAACAGCGCCTGACCCGCGCGATCCGCCAGCCACCGCGCGAACGCGCCGTCGATCATCGGTGGACCGCCCATGCTTCCGCTCCCGTCGCCTCGCCACGATCCGCGTACGCCGCTCGGCCGCCGCCCCGGCCGCCGGAATCGCACACTACCGGGCCACCGGTCGGCCCGGCTGTCGCTAGCCCGCCCTCAACTGCCGTGGTAGAGGTTCTGCGTCGGCTCCACGCCCCGGGTGACCACGGATTCCACCACGTCGGCGGCCCGGTCCACCAGAAAGTCCAACTCCTTGCGCTCCACCGCGCTGAAATCCGACAGCACATAGTCCGCCGGGTCCTGCCGCCCCGGTGGCCGGCCGATGCCGAACCGTACGCGCACGTAGTCCTTCGTGCCCAACGACCGCGACATCGACCGCAGGCCGTTGTGCCCGCCCTCGCCACCGCCGCACTTCGCCCGCAGCTGGCCGTAGCCGACGTCCAACTCGTCGTGCACCGCGATCACGCGGCCCGCCGGCACCTTGTAGAACTGGGCCAGGCCGGCCACCGGCCCACCGGACAGATTCATGTACGTCAGCGGCTTCGCCAGCACCACCTTCGGCCCGCCCAGGCCGAGCCGCCCCTCGGCGACCTCCGCCACCGCCCGCTTGTGCCGGCCGAACCGTCCCCCCAGCCGTCCGGCCAGCAGGTCGACGACCATGAACCCGACGTTGTGCCGGTTGCCGGCGTACTCCCGGCCCGGGTTGCCCAGGCCGACCACCAGCCACGGCCCGGTCTCGTCCGTCACCGCCCGTCCCTCCCGCTCCGCCGGCGGTCGACCACCACCCGGC
This is a stretch of genomic DNA from Micromonospora sp. WMMD1082. It encodes these proteins:
- the galE gene encoding UDP-glucose 4-epimerase GalE → MKLLVTGGAGFIGSVVTRMLLDAGHEVVVLDDLRTGHRAALAPDATHVEAGLHDVATVLTARAGFDGVLHFAALIAAGESMVAPERYWHNNTVGSLALIDAVRAAGVPRLVFSSTAAVYGNPTELPIPETAVKAPTNTYGATKLAVDMALTSEAIGHGLAAVSLRYFNVAGAYLDGDIALGERHDPETHLIPIALEVAAERREKLQLFGDDYPTADGTCVRDYIHVADLARAHLLALDAATAGQHRIYNLGNGNGFTNRQVVEVVREVTGRPVPVEVAPRREGDPAELVASSALARAELGWQPRKPTLHDMVSDAWAFYRTRVLDGR
- the galK gene encoding galactokinase, whose translation is MTAHPDVAARATAGFQRAYGDTPAGRWAAPGRVNLIGEHTDYNDGFVLPFALPLRTVAAAAPHPDGTWTVCSELTGETVAFGADEVAAPGRVTGWAGYVAGVVWALRAAGHRVPGARLAVASDVPLGAGLSSSAALEAAVLTALVDLGGLDLPAEHRPRLAQRAENHYVGAPTGIMDQSAAIRCRAGHALFLDCRTERVEHIPFDLGVAGLAVLVIDSRSPHRHADGEYAARRASCEKAAALLGVPALRDVPAVDLDDALARLPDDEIRRRVRHVVTEDQRVLDTVALLRDGRTRHIGALLTASHASMRDDFAITVPQVDTAVEAALDAGALGARMTGGGFGGCVLALVEADRADAVAGAVEAAYAERGFTAPTHTTVAPAPGATRLD
- the cysN gene encoding sulfate adenylyltransferase subunit CysN translates to MTTETLASGDAAEAVQAGPAARRMDLLRFATAGSVDDGKSTLIGRLLYDTKSLFTDQLAAVEAVSAARGDEYTNLALLTDGLRAEREQGITIDVAYRYFATPRRKFIIADTPGHIQYTRNMVTGASTADLALILVDARKGLVEQSRRHAFLCSLLRVPHLVLCVNKMDLVDYSQEVFDRIADEFTAFAAKLDAPDLTVVPISALKGDNIVSRSENMPWYEGPALLHHLERVHIASDRNLVDVRFPVQYVIRPQSKVVTDYRGYAGQVASGVLKPGDEVMVLPSGFTSRIAAVETADGPIAEAFPPMSVTVRLEDEIDISRGDMICRPNNAPAVTQDIEAMVCWMDETRPLQVGGKYSIKHTTRVARAIVRGLHYRLDINSLHRDEGVGELRLNEIGRVRLRTTIPLLADEYRRNRTTGGFVIIDETTNRTVGAGMIVDTA
- the cysD gene encoding sulfate adenylyltransferase subunit CysD; protein product: MTATAAYQVTHLDALEAESIFVMREVVAEMERPVLLFSGGKDSIVMLRLAQKAFAPAHIPFPVMHVDTGHNFPEVLDYRDRRVAELSLQLVVASVPEALASGLVRESADGMRNRIQTPVLLEAVEKHRFNALFGGARRDEEKARAKERVFSFRDEFGQWDPKNQRPELWALYNGRHHPGESIRAFPLSNWTELDVWHYIARERIELPSIYYAHEREVIERDGMLYAVNEFLPARSGEERFKARVRYRTVGDASCTAAVRSDADTVEKVIEEVAATRITERGATRGDDRVSEAAMEDRKREGYF
- a CDS encoding inositol monophosphatase family protein; its protein translation is MGGPPMIDGAFARWLADRAGQALLGLRAELGFADAGALKSAGDKVSHDLIRTELAAWRPGDAVFSEEDEGSRLAWAAEVNAAAVSRLTADRVWIIDPLDGTREFSEEGRTDWAVHVALWARGGATPHGLVAGAVGLPAQHRVLGTDHPPAYPPMTPEAATVGGARRLRLAASRSRPPVFLTDLAEEVGAQLVPMGSAGAKIAAVVTGEVDAYIHAGGQYEWDSAAPVAVATATGLHASRIDGSALKYNEADPRLPDLLVCRKDLASRLLAALQRHCG
- the pth gene encoding aminoacyl-tRNA hydrolase, with the translated sequence MTDETGPWLVVGLGNPGREYAGNRHNVGFMVVDLLAGRLGGRFGRHKRAVAEVAEGRLGLGGPKVVLAKPLTYMNLSGGPVAGLAQFYKVPAGRVIAVHDELDVGYGQLRAKCGGGEGGHNGLRSMSRSLGTKDYVRVRFGIGRPPGRQDPADYVLSDFSAVERKELDFLVDRAADVVESVVTRGVEPTQNLYHGS